The following are encoded in a window of Planctomycetaceae bacterium genomic DNA:
- a CDS encoding NAD-dependent epimerase/dehydratase family protein — protein MQLSSEDLILVTGATGLVGSHVAEQAAKQGLRVRCLVRKGSRTDLLKDLGVELIEGDLDQPDSLRTACDGVSVVIHCAAMVGDWGRTDDYRRINVDGTRALMDAALDSGSLKRWVQISSLGVYEGRDHYGTDETSQPSTTGIDGYTLTKVESELLVCEYVRNKALPAVVLRPGFIYGPRDRTILPRLLERLQSGQFAYLGNTDKLMNNTYVGNLCEAIWLAIERDNIVGEVFNIHDQRSVTKKEFMDTVCDTAGIKRPTKVVPLPIARVLASGMEGLWRLLGKKQAPLLNSARIKFLGLNLDFSIEKANTMLGYRPSMDFADAMPLTVRAMTAAS, from the coding sequence GTGCAACTTTCCTCTGAAGACCTCATTCTGGTAACCGGAGCTACCGGGCTTGTTGGCAGTCATGTTGCCGAACAGGCCGCGAAGCAGGGTCTGCGAGTCCGTTGCCTTGTTCGAAAAGGTTCACGAACCGACTTGCTGAAGGACCTGGGCGTGGAACTGATCGAAGGTGACCTCGATCAGCCTGACAGCCTTCGGACCGCCTGCGATGGTGTCAGCGTTGTTATCCACTGTGCAGCGATGGTGGGGGACTGGGGCAGGACGGATGACTATCGCCGTATTAACGTCGACGGTACCCGTGCTCTGATGGACGCCGCGCTGGACAGCGGTTCTCTCAAACGCTGGGTTCAAATCAGTTCTCTGGGCGTCTATGAAGGCCGCGATCACTATGGCACGGATGAGACCTCTCAACCAAGCACAACGGGAATCGATGGATACACTTTAACAAAGGTGGAATCCGAGCTGCTGGTCTGCGAATACGTTCGAAATAAGGCGTTGCCGGCCGTCGTCCTGCGCCCGGGGTTCATCTATGGCCCACGGGATCGCACAATCCTGCCTCGACTCCTCGAACGCCTGCAAAGCGGCCAGTTTGCCTATCTTGGCAATACTGACAAGCTGATGAACAATACGTACGTGGGGAACTTATGTGAGGCGATTTGGCTGGCCATTGAGCGGGACAACATCGTCGGTGAAGTCTTCAATATCCACGACCAGCGTTCGGTCACCAAGAAAGAATTCATGGACACGGTCTGCGATACTGCGGGGATCAAACGACCGACAAAGGTCGTGCCGCTGCCCATCGCCCGAGTTCTCGCATCCGGAATGGAAGGGCTCTGGCGATTACTTGGTAAGAAACAGGCGCCCCTGCTGAATAGTGCTCGAATCAAATTCCTCGGGCTGAATCTGGACTTCAGCATCGAGAAAGCCAACACAATGCTGGGTTACCGGCCTTCGATGGATTTTGCAGATGCAATGCCGCTCACCGTTCGAGCGATGACGGCCGCATCCTGA
- a CDS encoding glutamine synthetase beta-grasp domain-containing protein produces MSKSKLEYIWLDGSKPTQELRSKTKIVKDFGGTLEECPVWCFDGSSTNQAPGGSSDCLLQPVSIFPDPGRVSGYLVMCEVLNSDGSVHESNGRATIDDDDNDFWFGFEQEYFLWDSEINRPLGFPPGGYPAPQGPYYCSVGANRAFGREVIEEHLDLCLEAGLNVEGINAEVATGQWEFQVFAKGAKRAGDEVWVARYLLERTAEKYGVWIQWHPKPLGDTDWNGSGMHANFSNDTLRTCGSKDTYEKICSAFAPRVKEHIAVYGADNHMRLTGKHETQSIDQFSFGVSDRGASIRIPVATVTNGWKGWLEDRRPASNADPYKVAAEIIRTVKAVKI; encoded by the coding sequence ATGTCGAAATCAAAGCTCGAGTACATTTGGCTGGATGGTTCAAAGCCGACTCAGGAACTCCGTTCCAAGACTAAGATCGTCAAGGACTTCGGGGGCACACTTGAAGAGTGTCCTGTTTGGTGCTTTGACGGAAGTTCCACGAATCAGGCTCCCGGCGGATCCTCGGATTGCCTTCTGCAGCCGGTTTCCATCTTTCCAGATCCTGGACGCGTGAGCGGTTACCTGGTGATGTGCGAGGTGTTGAACTCAGACGGTTCGGTTCATGAGTCCAACGGTCGTGCGACAATCGACGACGACGACAACGATTTCTGGTTTGGTTTCGAGCAGGAATACTTCCTTTGGGACAGTGAAATCAATCGCCCTCTGGGATTTCCACCGGGCGGTTACCCTGCCCCACAGGGACCTTACTACTGTTCGGTTGGCGCGAATCGGGCATTCGGTCGCGAAGTTATCGAAGAGCACCTGGATCTGTGTCTCGAAGCTGGTCTGAACGTCGAAGGTATTAATGCCGAAGTTGCCACAGGACAGTGGGAATTTCAGGTATTTGCAAAAGGCGCCAAGCGGGCTGGTGACGAAGTCTGGGTTGCCCGTTATCTGTTGGAGCGTACTGCTGAAAAGTACGGCGTATGGATTCAGTGGCATCCAAAGCCGCTTGGCGACACCGACTGGAATGGTTCCGGTATGCACGCGAATTTCTCGAATGACACATTGCGAACATGCGGAAGTAAGGACACTTACGAAAAGATCTGCTCTGCATTTGCTCCCCGAGTCAAAGAGCATATTGCGGTTTACGGTGCGGACAACCATATGCGTCTGACCGGTAAGCACGAAACACAGTCCATTGATCAGTTTAGTTTTGGTGTGTCGGACCGTGGTGCATCCATTCGTATTCCAGTTGCGACTGTGACCAACGGATGGAAAGGCTGGCTGGAAGATCGCCGTCCTGCTTCCAATGCTGATCCTTACAAGGTCGCTGCCGAGATTATTCGAACGGTAAAGGCTGTGAAGATTTGA